The sequence CTGCCGTCCTTCCTCGCCGCCGCGCTGCGCGAGGCGCGTATGTCGGCCGGCCTCTCCAGCGATGCCGGCATCAAGGAGCGTGCGGCCTCGAGCTTCCAGGAGATCGTGCGTGCGGAGCAGCGGCGCATCCGCATCGGCATGGGCGTGCTCGCGACCATCGGCTCCACGTCGCCCTTCGTCGGCTTGTTCGGCACGGTCTGGGGCATCATGAACAGTTTCATCGGCATCTCGAAATCGCAGACGACGAACCTCGCCGTGGTTGCGCCCGGCATCGCCGAGGCGCTGCTCGCCACCGCGATCGGCCTCGTCGCCGCCATCCCCGCCGTCATCATCTACAATCATTTCGCACGCGTGACGAAAGGCTATCTCGAGCTCGTCAGCCGCGCCTCGGGCGCAGCGGGTCGGCTGCTCTCGCGCGATCTCGACCGCAGTCACGGCAGCGTGCATTCACGCGCAGCGGAGTGAGCCATGGGCGTTTCACTCGCAGACAACGACGGTGAAGACGACGATTTCTCGGAAACGCACGACATCAACGTCACGCCGTTCATCGACGTCATCCTGGTGCTGCTGATCATCTTCATGGTCGCAGCTCCGCTTTCCACCGTCGATTTGCCGATCGATCTGCCGACGTCGAGCGCGACGCAGCAGAAGAAGCCGGACAAGCCGACCTATCTCAGCATCAAGCCGGATCTGACGCTTGCGATCGGAGAGAACCCGGTCCATCGGGCTGAGTTGATCGGCACGCTTGATGGGCTGTCCGACATGAGCAAGGACAAATATGTCTTCCTGCGCGCCGACAAGTCGGTGCCGTATGGGGAGTTGATGGGGGTCATGGAGCTCCTGCGCTCAGGCGGCTATACGCGGGTGAAGCTGGTGGCGCTGGAAGGCGCCCCGGGGGCACCTGCGGCCGGCGCTGGTCAGCCTTGAGAAGACGCGCGATGCCGAACGAAGCTGGACCATCCCGGAAGCTTTGGATCTTTGCAGCCGTGGCTGCGCTGGGGCTTCATCTCGGTGGCGCCGCGCTCGCGCTGGCGCATCTGCAGGCCGACGACGACGGCGATGGCCTTGGCGCGGCCGGCGCCGAGTTCGCCGTCGAGATGGCTTCGCCAAAGGCGCCCGAGACCGACCTTCCGCCGGGGCCTGACAGCGAAGCGATGCAGGAGCAGCAGGCGCTCCCCGAGCAAAAGGCCGAGACCAAGGAAACCGAGCTGCCGAAGGATCAGTCGCAAGAGGTCGAGGATCCCGATCGCGTCGTCACCGAGACCATCTCGAAGAAGCCGCAGGACGAGGATCCGAAGATCGCGGCGGTCGAGACTCCCGCCGCCGAGGCATCGCCGCAATCGGTTGCGACGGCACGGCAGACGCTCGATGAAGACGCGCGGGAGGCCGAGAAGGCGCTGGCGCCGGTGCTTGGCCTCGGCAAGGACATCCTCAAGATCACGGCCGACTGGAATCGCAAGATCAGTGCGCATCTGACGGCTCACAAGGTCAATCCGGAGGGCAAGCAGCCCAATAACCAGAAGGTCAAGGTGAGCTTTGCGATCAACCGCAGAGGCAACGTGCTGTCGGTCGACGTCGTGGAGTCGTCCGGAGACGCCGCTTACGATGCGGCCGCGGTCTCGATCGTCCGCAAGTCCGATCCCATTCCCCAGCCGCCCGCCGGGCTGACCGACGACCGCTTCGAGCGCACCGTCGACATCATCTTCACGCCGCCGGACGCCAAGAAAAAGAAGAATACGGCTCAGCGCCAGTAGAGGCGGATGCCGACATAGACCACGACCAGGCAGGCGAAGATCAGCGCCACTGGCAGCGGCCGCTTCTGGGTTCCAGCGGCTGTGCCCGCCCCGAAAAAGCTGGTGGTCTTCGGCCTCGGTGCCGGGCGGCGGAAGGCGGTAACATTGTCTTGCGCGGTTTCAGGCGGACGGGGGCGGACGTCAGGCGGGGTTCCAGCGCCGCCCATCTCGGCATAATAGGCCTTGTAGATCGCGCCGATGGTAGCCTCAGTGGCCTCGCCCTCGCCCATCTGTGCCAAGAGGTTCTTATAGCTTGCGAGGAACTCCTGGGCCTCCGGAGGGAGCGCGGACGACCCATTGAGCTTGGCCATCATCTTCCAGGTGGCAAAATCCGCGCGGGCGCGGGTATCGGCGCGTCGCGCGATCAGCATATCGGCAGCTTTGACCAAGTCGGCCTCGGGCCCTTCGGCTTGTGTTCGGGTGTCGCCGTCAACTACGTATTGCCGGTCAGGAAGAGAACAGCCTGAATCACATAACCGGTCAACGTCCGCAGTATTGCTGAAATAACATCAAGATTTAGACCGAACTGCGAACCCGCCAGCGGCAGCAGGATCAACAGGCCGATTAGGATCAGCATCCCAAACGGCTCGAGCCGGGCCAGGGGCACGGCGAGCGGCCGCGGCAGCAGTCCGACCGCGACCCGGCCGCCGTCGAGCGGCGGAATCGGCATCATGTTGAAGACGGCGAGCACCGCGTTGATGATGAGCGCATTCTTGAGGTTGTCGGCAACCCATTTCGCCGCGCTCGCGGGCACCAGGGGCAGGGCATGGAAGGCGAGGGCGGTGGCGAGTGCCAGCAGGATGTTG comes from Bradyrhizobium sp. CCGE-LA001 and encodes:
- the exbD gene encoding TonB system transport protein ExbD; the encoded protein is MGVSLADNDGEDDDFSETHDINVTPFIDVILVLLIIFMVAAPLSTVDLPIDLPTSSATQQKKPDKPTYLSIKPDLTLAIGENPVHRAELIGTLDGLSDMSKDKYVFLRADKSVPYGELMGVMELLRSGGYTRVKLVALEGAPGAPAAGAGQP
- a CDS encoding energy transducer TonB, coding for MPNEAGPSRKLWIFAAVAALGLHLGGAALALAHLQADDDGDGLGAAGAEFAVEMASPKAPETDLPPGPDSEAMQEQQALPEQKAETKETELPKDQSQEVEDPDRVVTETISKKPQDEDPKIAAVETPAAEASPQSVATARQTLDEDAREAEKALAPVLGLGKDILKITADWNRKISAHLTAHKVNPEGKQPNNQKVKVSFAINRRGNVLSVDVVESSGDAAYDAAAVSIVRKSDPIPQPPAGLTDDRFERTVDIIFTPPDAKKKKNTAQRQ
- a CDS encoding site-2 protease family protein, translating into MNISFYDLSVWVLPLVLAITFHEAAHAFVADRLGDNTASQLGRVSFNPLRHIDPFGTVILPAMLLFAHSPFLFGYAKPVPVNFRKLNNPRLDMVWVALAGPATNILLALATALAFHALPLVPASAAKWVADNLKNALIINAVLAVFNMMPIPPLDGGRVAVGLLPRPLAVPLARLEPFGMLILIGLLILLPLAGSQFGLNLDVISAILRTLTGYVIQAVLFLTGNT